In Huiozyma naganishii CBS 8797 chromosome 5, complete genome, the genomic window GTCCCAGTGCAGTTCCCCCGTCGTCTTCAGAAGCCCTTTCGATTTCCAAAGAGTCGCGAAACACACTGAACTGGGGACGGGTGGGTAACCCCCATACTGATACATCGAGTATAAATACCGGGACTGTGGCTGTGACAACTTGATGCCCAGTGGGTTGCACTCCTGGGATGGGGAGACGGGGGGAGGGGTAGGACAGCACCGTATCTGTTATATCCATGGTGTGTAGACACGTACACGCCGGCACAATCACACAATGATGAActaaaaaattttatacTGCGTTATCGTATTGAAAGCAGACTGCAAATTGACAGTCCTGCAAAGGAAACCAGCATCTGTATATCTCTGACTCGTGTGACACTCTTGTATATACTAGCGTAATCGTCTTGACATGGTAGAGTTGTCCCCCACGGGGAAGGAGGTCGTTGCTGGGCTCAGTGCCGGTGCAGTGACGTCTCTCGCGGTGCACCCGTTGGATCTCGTCAAGTTGAGGGTACAGTTGAGGGCAACGAAGGGTGCCCGTGCTGGGGAGTACTGGGCTGTTCTGAGGGGGATCCTCGGTGGTGAGGGGGCTCTCAAGTTCAGACAGTTGTACAGGGGGCTCCCGATCAACTTGTTGGGGAACTCTGTAGCGTGGGCGCTGTATTTCGGGATATACGGGTCTCTGAGGGACGTGGTTGCTCCTATGGTGAAGTCACCCTCGTGGGCGTACCTCATGGCAGGTGGGATCAGTGGTGTGGCGACCTCCGTGCTGACTAACCCAATATGGGTCGTCAAAACACGGATCATGGCCGTCGATCGCGTCCCGGGTGCTCCAGCGAGCGATAGGTCGATGGGCCCCGCGTTCCTGAGATTATTGCGGGAGGAAGGCGTGCCTGGGTTGTACCGTGGGATGCTCCCAGCAGTGCTAGGTGTGGGGCACGGAGCAGTGTACTTCCTTTTCTACGATACACTCAGGGAACGTATCCTAAGGGACCGTGAAAGTAAGAAGCTTCGGAACTCGGAGACCGTGCTCATGACAGCGGTCAGCAAGATGGTAGCGGTCACGGCAGTGTACCCGCTGCAATTGTTCAAGGCAAACCAACAGTCCCGTGCAGCAGTGGAGGGGGATTACTCATTGCGCTCCCTCGTCAGGAAAGTCGTGGGCAACAGGGGGGTCCGCGGGTTGTACACTGGTCTACTGGCAAACTTGGTCAAGGCAGTGCCATCCACTTGCATCACTTTCTGTGTCTACGAGAACCTCAAGTACTCTCTGTAAAGGGACGACGTATTTGATTGATATAcaaattatatatatgtgtgtgtgtgttatAAGATGACTAGTGATTTATTACACATGGTGCGATGCTTGAGGTGGGGTGAGGATTGCTTTAGTAAC contains:
- the FLX1 gene encoding flavin adenine dinucleotide transporter FLX1 (similar to Saccharomyces cerevisiae FLX1 (YIL134W); ancestral locus Anc_2.227), with the translated sequence MVELSPTGKEVVAGLSAGAVTSLAVHPLDLVKLRVQLRATKGARAGEYWAVLRGILGGEGALKFRQLYRGLPINLLGNSVAWALYFGIYGSLRDVVAPMVKSPSWAYLMAGGISGVATSVLTNPIWVVKTRIMAVDRVPGAPASDRSMGPAFLRLLREEGVPGLYRGMLPAVLGVGHGAVYFLFYDTLRERILRDRESKKLRNSETVLMTAVSKMVAVTAVYPLQLFKANQQSRAAVEGDYSLRSLVRKVVGNRGVRGLYTGLLANLVKAVPSTCITFCVYENLKYSL